A window of the Canis lupus baileyi chromosome 1, mCanLup2.hap1, whole genome shotgun sequence genome harbors these coding sequences:
- the TMEM145 gene encoding transmembrane protein 145 isoform X2, translating into MEPPRAPALRRLLPPLLLLLLPLPPRARAKYVRGNLSSKEDWVFLTRFCFLSDYGRLDFRFRYPEAKCCQNILLYFDDPSQWPAVYKAGDKDCLAKESVIRPENNQVINLTTQYAWSGCQVVSEEGTRYLSCSSGRSFRSVRERWWYIALSKCGGDGLQLEYEMVLTNGKSFWTRHFSADEFGILETDVTFLLIFILIFFLSCYFGYLLKGRQLLHTTYKMFMAAAGVEVLSLLFFCIYWGQYATDGIGNESLKILAKLLFSSSFLIFLLMLILLGKGFTVTRGRISHSGSVKLSVYMTLYTLTHVVLLIYEAKFFDPGQVLYTYESPAGYGLIGLQVAAYVWFCYAVLISLRHFPEKQPFYVPFFAAYTLWFFAVPVMALIANFGIPKWAREKIVNGIQLGIHLYAHGVFLIMTRPSAANKNFPYHVRTSQIASAGAPGPGGSQSTDKAFPQHVYGNVTFISDSVPNFTELFSIPPPASSPLPRAAPDSGLPLFRDLRPPGPLRDL; encoded by the exons ATGGAGCCCCCGCGCGCGCCCGCTCTGCGCCGCCtgctgccgccgctgctgctcctgctgctgccgctgccccCCCGCGCCCGGGCCAAGTACGTGCGGGGCAACCTCAGCTCCAAAGAG GACTGGGTGTTCCTGACGAGGTTTTGCTTTCTTTCGGATTACGGCCGACTGGACTTCCGTTTCCGATACCCTGAG GCCAAGTGCTGTCAGAACATCCTCCTCTATTTCGACGACCCATCCCAGTGGCCGGCTGTGTACAAGGCAGGGGACAAG GACTGCCTGGCCAAGGAGTCAGTGATCAGGCCCGAGAACAACCAAGTCATCAACCTTACCACCCAGTACGCCTGGTCAGGCTGTCAG GTAGTGTCAGAGGAGGGAACTCGTTACCTGAGCTGCTCCAGTGGCCGGAGCTTCCGCTCAGTGCGAGAGAGGTGGTGGTACATCGCACTCAGCAAGTGTGGG GGAGATGGGCTACAGCTGGAGTACGAGATGGTCCTCACCAATGGCAAGTCCTTCTGGACTCGGCATTTCTCGGCTGATGAGTTTG GGATCCTGGAGACGGATGTGACTTTCCTTCTCATCTTCATCctcatcttcttcctctcctgttaCTTTGGAT ATTTGCTGAAAGGTCGACAGTTACTCCACACAACTTATAAAATGTTCATGGCTGCAGCAGGAGTGGAGG TCCTGAGCCTcctgtttttctgcatctactgggGCCAGTATGCCACTGATGGCATTGGCAACGAGAGTCTGAAGATCTTGG ccAAGCTGCTCTTCTCCTCCAGCTTCCTCATCTTCCTGCTGATGCTCATCCTTCTGGGGAAGGGATTCACGGTGACACG GGGCCGCATCAGCCACTCGGGCTCTGTGAAGTTGTCGGTCTACATGACCCTGTACACTCTTACCCACGTGGTGCTGCTCATCTATGAGGCCAAG TTCTTTGACCCGGGCCAGGTACTGTACACGTATGAGTCGCCGGCGGGCTATGGGCTcattgggctgcaggtggcggCTTACGTGTGGTTCTGCTACGCCGTGCTCATCTCCTTGCGCCACTTCCCGGAGAAGCAGCCTTTTTACGTGCCCTTCTTTGCTGCCTACACCCTCTG GTTCTTTGCGGTTCCTGTCATGGCCCTGATCGCCAACTTTGGGATCCCTAAGTGGGCCCGGGAGAAGATTGTCAATGGCATCCAGCTGGGGATCCATTTGTATGCTCATGGCGTATTCCTG ATCATGACGCGCCCGTCGGCGGCCAACAAGAACTTCCCGTACCACGTGCGCACGTCGCAGATCGCCTCAGccggggccccgggccccggagGGAGCCAATCCACGGACAAGGCCTTCCCGCAGCACGTCTATGGGAACGTGACGTTCATCAGCGACTCGGTGCCCAACTTCACGGAGCTCTTCTCcatccccccgcccgcctcctcc cccctgccccGAGCGGCGCCGGATTCTGGGCTCCCGCTGTTCCGAGACCTACGGCCCCCTGGCCCCCTCCGAGACCTCTGA
- the TMEM145 gene encoding transmembrane protein 145 isoform X1, whose translation MEPPRAPALRRLLPPLLLLLLPLPPRARAKYVRGNLSSKEDWVFLTRFCFLSDYGRLDFRFRYPEAKCCQNILLYFDDPSQWPAVYKAGDKDCLAKESVIRPENNQVINLTTQYAWSGCQVVSEEGTRYLSCSSGRSFRSVRERWWYIALSKCGGDGLQLEYEMVLTNGKSFWTRHFSADEFGILETDVTFLLIFILIFFLSCYFGYLLKGRQLLHTTYKMFMAAAGVEVLSLLFFCIYWGQYATDGIGNESLKILAKLLFSSSFLIFLLMLILLGKGFTVTRGRISHSGSVKLSVYMTLYTLTHVVLLIYEAKFFDPGQVLYTYESPAGYGLIGLQVAAYVWFCYAVLISLRHFPEKQPFYVPFFAAYTLWFFAVPVMALIANFGIPKWAREKIVNGIQLGIHLYAHGVFLIMTRPSAANKNFPYHVRTSQIASAGAPGPGGSQSTDKAFPQHVYGNVTFISDSVPNFTELFSIPPPASSAGKQVEETAVAAAVAPRGRVVTMAEPGAASPPLPARFPKAADPSWDGPTPPYQPLVPQTAAPHTGFTEYFSMHTAGGTAPPV comes from the exons ATGGAGCCCCCGCGCGCGCCCGCTCTGCGCCGCCtgctgccgccgctgctgctcctgctgctgccgctgccccCCCGCGCCCGGGCCAAGTACGTGCGGGGCAACCTCAGCTCCAAAGAG GACTGGGTGTTCCTGACGAGGTTTTGCTTTCTTTCGGATTACGGCCGACTGGACTTCCGTTTCCGATACCCTGAG GCCAAGTGCTGTCAGAACATCCTCCTCTATTTCGACGACCCATCCCAGTGGCCGGCTGTGTACAAGGCAGGGGACAAG GACTGCCTGGCCAAGGAGTCAGTGATCAGGCCCGAGAACAACCAAGTCATCAACCTTACCACCCAGTACGCCTGGTCAGGCTGTCAG GTAGTGTCAGAGGAGGGAACTCGTTACCTGAGCTGCTCCAGTGGCCGGAGCTTCCGCTCAGTGCGAGAGAGGTGGTGGTACATCGCACTCAGCAAGTGTGGG GGAGATGGGCTACAGCTGGAGTACGAGATGGTCCTCACCAATGGCAAGTCCTTCTGGACTCGGCATTTCTCGGCTGATGAGTTTG GGATCCTGGAGACGGATGTGACTTTCCTTCTCATCTTCATCctcatcttcttcctctcctgttaCTTTGGAT ATTTGCTGAAAGGTCGACAGTTACTCCACACAACTTATAAAATGTTCATGGCTGCAGCAGGAGTGGAGG TCCTGAGCCTcctgtttttctgcatctactgggGCCAGTATGCCACTGATGGCATTGGCAACGAGAGTCTGAAGATCTTGG ccAAGCTGCTCTTCTCCTCCAGCTTCCTCATCTTCCTGCTGATGCTCATCCTTCTGGGGAAGGGATTCACGGTGACACG GGGCCGCATCAGCCACTCGGGCTCTGTGAAGTTGTCGGTCTACATGACCCTGTACACTCTTACCCACGTGGTGCTGCTCATCTATGAGGCCAAG TTCTTTGACCCGGGCCAGGTACTGTACACGTATGAGTCGCCGGCGGGCTATGGGCTcattgggctgcaggtggcggCTTACGTGTGGTTCTGCTACGCCGTGCTCATCTCCTTGCGCCACTTCCCGGAGAAGCAGCCTTTTTACGTGCCCTTCTTTGCTGCCTACACCCTCTG GTTCTTTGCGGTTCCTGTCATGGCCCTGATCGCCAACTTTGGGATCCCTAAGTGGGCCCGGGAGAAGATTGTCAATGGCATCCAGCTGGGGATCCATTTGTATGCTCATGGCGTATTCCTG ATCATGACGCGCCCGTCGGCGGCCAACAAGAACTTCCCGTACCACGTGCGCACGTCGCAGATCGCCTCAGccggggccccgggccccggagGGAGCCAATCCACGGACAAGGCCTTCCCGCAGCACGTCTATGGGAACGTGACGTTCATCAGCGACTCGGTGCCCAACTTCACGGAGCTCTTCTCcatccccccgcccgcctcctcc GCCGGGAAGCAGGTGGAGGAgacggcggtggcggcggcggtggcCCCGAGGGGCCGCGTGGTGACCATGGCCGAGCCGGGCGCGGCCTCCCCGCCCCTTCCCGCTCGGTTCCCCAAGGCGGCCGACCCGAGCTGGGATGGCCCGACGCCGCCCTACCAGCCGCTCGTGCCCCAGACGGCGGCGCCGCACACCGGCTTCACCGAATACTTCAGCATGCACACGGCCGGGGGCACCGCACCCCCGGTCTGA